The Mesorhizobium loti genome includes a region encoding these proteins:
- a CDS encoding S8 family serine peptidase, with protein sequence MATLAFSTVDDILLSGRAGRRQLNETAIQLDVWRAYAADPGAPVDLLLTPMDSIEASMIARHLLTTLAERSTAAYPGEDDGRWRPARRIAPLEGVVAVRLTFMDFLTTVVPCTGLDIHQAVRQLKDISGLPLALSELDTLPGPGSRASPVQTVTFAQLDDLKKRTLGRLAPDLRTALLVLLILAPEPTTSRGARSRTALNLDALLDDLTRRVEPMIYRISRNRDVHPMMAASVDTIKADAARRVFDINCRGVTWAVIDSGIDGAHPAFIDHAAGDLSIRVKKAYDFAELRSLVAYDAMILPQHRDYLTGIMVNKLGLPQAVASAAVQRLWEAADNGRPYDWEVLSRLLLTSPDRLPTPRQGDRPIGHGTHVAGVLAADWRNGDDVFFQGVCPDLMLYDLRVIAETIEDTEFAVIGALEFVRWLNTRNRYMTIHGVNLSIGLVHDKANYACGRTPVCLACEATVNSGVVVVAAAGNWGTQKFVLDGGDIYDGYADASIADPGNAESVITVGSTHRDRPHEYGVSFFSSRGPTGDGRLKPDVVAPGERIDGPLPDLGYGRLDGTSMSAPHVSGVAALLMARNAELIGKPRDVKAVIVGSATDLKRERHFQGAGLVDALRALQTP encoded by the coding sequence ATGGCTACTCTTGCCTTTTCAACTGTCGACGACATCCTCTTGTCCGGGCGAGCGGGCCGGCGCCAGTTGAACGAGACCGCTATACAACTCGATGTCTGGAGAGCCTACGCGGCCGACCCCGGCGCGCCGGTCGACCTTTTGCTGACGCCGATGGACAGTATCGAGGCATCGATGATCGCGAGGCATCTCCTTACGACGCTCGCCGAGCGCTCGACCGCGGCCTATCCGGGCGAGGACGATGGGCGCTGGCGCCCGGCACGTCGCATCGCACCGCTCGAAGGCGTCGTCGCGGTCAGGCTGACGTTCATGGATTTCCTGACCACGGTCGTGCCCTGCACCGGGCTCGACATCCACCAGGCCGTGCGCCAACTGAAGGATATATCGGGGTTGCCCCTGGCTCTGTCGGAGCTTGATACACTGCCGGGGCCCGGGTCTCGCGCCTCCCCCGTCCAGACGGTGACGTTTGCCCAATTGGACGACCTCAAGAAGAGAACCCTCGGGAGGCTCGCCCCCGACCTGCGAACTGCCTTGCTGGTCTTGCTCATTCTGGCGCCGGAGCCGACGACATCTCGCGGCGCCCGATCACGAACTGCTCTCAACCTCGACGCCTTGCTCGATGATCTGACGCGTCGTGTGGAGCCCATGATCTACCGGATCTCCCGCAATCGCGATGTTCACCCCATGATGGCTGCGTCGGTGGACACCATCAAGGCCGATGCGGCGCGCCGTGTGTTCGATATCAACTGTCGAGGCGTGACCTGGGCCGTGATCGATTCCGGCATCGACGGCGCACACCCCGCATTCATCGACCATGCTGCCGGCGATCTCTCCATCCGCGTCAAGAAGGCTTATGATTTCGCCGAACTCCGCTCGCTCGTCGCCTATGATGCAATGATACTGCCGCAACACCGCGACTACCTCACCGGAATCATGGTGAACAAGCTCGGCCTGCCGCAGGCAGTGGCGAGCGCGGCGGTGCAACGGCTGTGGGAGGCCGCGGATAATGGACGTCCCTACGACTGGGAAGTCCTGTCTCGGTTGCTCTTGACGAGTCCCGATCGTCTTCCGACCCCGCGCCAGGGCGACCGTCCCATCGGTCACGGTACGCATGTGGCGGGGGTCCTCGCGGCCGATTGGCGCAACGGCGACGACGTCTTCTTCCAGGGCGTCTGCCCGGACCTCATGTTGTACGACCTGAGGGTTATTGCGGAAACGATCGAAGACACCGAATTCGCCGTCATTGGCGCGCTGGAGTTCGTGCGCTGGCTGAACACCCGCAACCGCTACATGACGATCCACGGCGTAAACCTGTCGATCGGGCTGGTGCACGACAAGGCCAACTATGCCTGCGGCCGGACGCCGGTGTGCCTGGCGTGCGAAGCCACAGTCAACAGCGGTGTCGTCGTCGTGGCCGCCGCCGGCAACTGGGGCACGCAGAAGTTCGTGCTCGATGGTGGCGACATTTACGACGGCTATGCCGACGCATCCATCGCCGACCCCGGCAACGCCGAATCGGTGATCACGGTGGGCTCGACGCATCGCGACCGTCCGCACGAATATGGGGTCAGCTTTTTCTCATCGCGCGGCCCTACCGGTGATGGTCGCTTGAAGCCCGACGTGGTGGCCCCCGGCGAGCGCATCGACGGGCCATTGCCCGATCTGGGCTATGGCAGACTGGATGGCACAAGCATGTCGGCGCCGCACGTCTCGGGGGTGGCGGCCTTGCTGATGGCCCGCAACGCGGAGTTGATCGGCAAGCCGCGCGACGTGAAGGCGGTGATTGTCGGCAGCGCCACCGACCTGAAACGTGAGCGGCACTTCCAGGGCGCCGGGCTGGTCGATGCCCTGCGTGCACTGCAAACCCCGTAG
- a CDS encoding polyprenyl synthetase family protein, whose amino-acid sequence MTNDDEMAFEMALIRRAAAVEVLLRRLLDDRALSGEIARPDRLMAAMRHGVLNGGKRLRPFLVMESAALFSADGEAALRVAAALECVHCYSLIHDDLPAMDDDDLRRGQPTVHKAFDEATAILAGDALLTLAFDIIASEATTLPAERRAALVLALARAAGAGGMVGGQKLDLEAEQAPPDEAGIIRLQAMKTGALIRFACEAGALIAGAAAEDRERLAEFGSAIGLAFQLADDLLDLTADASQMGKATGKDAAAGKATLVALHGANWARSQLHGLVDQAHALLEPYGDDAQLLKEAATFVAARNS is encoded by the coding sequence ATGACGAATGACGACGAAATGGCGTTCGAAATGGCGCTCATCAGACGGGCAGCCGCCGTCGAGGTGCTGCTGCGGCGATTGCTCGACGACCGCGCGCTTTCGGGCGAGATCGCTCGGCCCGACCGTTTGATGGCCGCGATGCGGCATGGCGTCCTGAACGGCGGCAAGCGCCTGCGTCCCTTCCTGGTCATGGAAAGTGCGGCGCTTTTTTCCGCCGACGGCGAGGCGGCACTGCGCGTCGCCGCAGCGCTTGAATGCGTGCATTGCTATTCGCTGATCCACGACGACCTGCCCGCCATGGACGACGACGACCTGCGCCGTGGCCAGCCGACCGTGCACAAGGCCTTCGACGAGGCGACTGCCATCCTGGCAGGCGACGCCTTGCTGACGCTGGCCTTCGACATCATCGCCAGCGAGGCGACCACCCTGCCGGCGGAGCGGCGGGCAGCCCTGGTGCTGGCGCTTGCCCGCGCGGCCGGGGCGGGCGGCATGGTCGGCGGCCAGAAGCTCGACCTCGAAGCCGAACAGGCGCCACCGGACGAGGCCGGCATCATCCGGCTGCAGGCGATGAAGACCGGCGCGCTGATCCGCTTTGCCTGCGAGGCCGGCGCCCTCATCGCCGGCGCTGCCGCCGAGGATCGCGAGCGGCTGGCCGAATTCGGCTCCGCGATCGGCCTTGCCTTCCAGCTTGCCGACGACCTGCTCGACCTGACCGCCGATGCCAGCCAGATGGGCAAGGCGACCGGCAAGGACGCTGCCGCCGGCAAGGCGACGCTGGTCGCTCTGCATGGCGCCAATTGGGCGCGCAGCCAGTTGCACGGCCTCGTCGACCAGGCGCATGCGCTGCTTGAGCCCTATGGCGACGACGCCCAATTGCTGAAGGAAGCGGCGACATTCGTGGCGGCGCGTAACAGCTGA
- the mtgA gene encoding monofunctional biosynthetic peptidoglycan transglycosylase gives MGGLAEPIVDHETEKLDMATRSRGVNRRGLKRWVRRGIVVSAVLALIPVVLTFLYLPSFVHPVSTLMLKDLATFSGYERRWVSIDDVAPVLANSVIMSEDGQFCFHRGVDLGELRGVVDDALAGEATRGASTITMQTVKNLFLWSRPLGSVRKVVELPLAVYFDAVMSKRRIMEIYLNIAEWGPGIYGIEAAAQHHFGVSAKQLSRRQAALLAVSLPNPIARNPAKPGPGLRRLANLIERRAGRSGAYVGCLR, from the coding sequence TTGGGCGGCTTGGCGGAACCGATCGTCGATCATGAAACCGAAAAGCTGGACATGGCGACGAGATCGCGGGGCGTAAACCGCCGCGGTCTCAAGCGCTGGGTCCGGCGCGGCATCGTCGTGTCCGCGGTGCTGGCTTTGATTCCGGTCGTACTGACGTTCCTCTATTTGCCATCCTTCGTGCATCCGGTCTCGACGCTGATGCTGAAGGACCTGGCGACGTTCTCCGGCTATGAGCGCCGCTGGGTGTCGATCGACGATGTCGCGCCGGTGCTGGCCAATTCCGTCATCATGTCGGAGGACGGGCAATTCTGCTTCCATCGTGGTGTCGATCTCGGCGAGCTGCGGGGCGTCGTCGACGACGCGCTGGCCGGCGAAGCGACGCGCGGCGCCTCGACCATCACCATGCAGACGGTCAAGAACCTGTTTCTCTGGTCACGGCCGCTGGGCTCGGTGCGCAAGGTGGTCGAATTGCCGCTGGCCGTCTATTTCGATGCGGTGATGTCGAAACGGCGCATCATGGAAATCTATCTCAACATCGCCGAGTGGGGGCCGGGCATCTACGGTATCGAGGCCGCGGCACAGCACCATTTCGGCGTTTCGGCAAAACAGCTGTCGCGACGGCAGGCCGCGCTGCTTGCCGTCTCCTTGCCAAATCCGATCGCCCGCAATCCGGCCAAGCCCGGTCCGGGCCTGAGAAGACTCGCCAACCTTATCGAGCGGCGTGCCGGCCGCTCGGGCGCCTATGTCGGTTGTCTCCGCTAG
- a CDS encoding 50S ribosomal protein L32, giving the protein MAVPKRKTSPSKRGMRRSADALKAPTYVEDKNSGEMRRPHHIDLKTGMYRGRQVLTPKES; this is encoded by the coding sequence ATGGCCGTTCCGAAACGAAAAACCTCTCCGTCCAAGCGCGGCATGCGCCGCTCGGCCGACGCTCTCAAGGCCCCGACCTATGTCGAGGACAAGAATTCCGGCGAAATGCGCCGTCCGCACCACATCGACCTGAAGACCGGCATGTATCGCGGTCGCCAGGTGTTGACGCCCAAGGAAAGCTGA
- a CDS encoding heme-binding protein, with translation MTALPLEKARQIIDAAFAKGADLKLKPLGVSVLDAGGHLVAFQRQDGASFLRPQMSAGKAYGALAIGMGSRKVEAFAKERPHLVAGISDVSGGRVLPVVGGVLIRDKAGAIIGAVGISGDTSDNDEAAAIAGIEAAGFTADPG, from the coding sequence ATGACCGCACTGCCGCTCGAAAAAGCCAGGCAAATCATCGATGCCGCCTTTGCCAAGGGCGCCGATCTCAAGCTCAAGCCGCTCGGCGTCTCGGTGCTCGATGCCGGCGGGCATCTGGTCGCCTTCCAGCGCCAGGACGGCGCCTCGTTCCTGCGCCCACAAATGTCGGCCGGCAAGGCCTATGGCGCGCTGGCCATCGGCATGGGCTCGCGTAAAGTCGAGGCCTTCGCCAAGGAGCGCCCGCATCTCGTCGCCGGCATCTCGGACGTCTCGGGCGGACGCGTGCTGCCGGTCGTCGGCGGCGTGCTGATCCGCGACAAGGCCGGCGCCATCATCGGCGCCGTCGGCATCTCCGGCGACACGTCGGACAATGACGAAGCCGCGGCAATCGCCGGCATCGAGGCAGCCGGCTTCACCGCCGATCCGGGCTGA
- a CDS encoding helix-turn-helix transcriptional regulator: MSMDRRSGCPINLSLEVFGDRWSLIILRDMIFGGRRHFREILNGSMEGIASNILADRLKRLMELGMLTKADDPSHKQKAIYSLTEMAITLVPILAHLGAWGRVWLPVSDELSIRAELLEKGGQPMWDKFMDELRHEHLGMPLDTTGPSVRATLQAAYEAMVAGKALAAGTAA, from the coding sequence ATGAGCATGGATCGCCGGTCCGGATGCCCGATCAACCTGTCGCTGGAAGTGTTCGGCGACCGCTGGAGCCTGATCATCCTTCGCGACATGATCTTCGGCGGCAGGCGCCATTTTCGCGAGATACTCAACGGATCGATGGAAGGCATCGCCTCCAACATCCTCGCCGACCGGCTGAAGCGCCTGATGGAGCTGGGCATGCTGACCAAAGCCGACGACCCCTCACATAAGCAGAAGGCGATCTACAGCCTGACCGAGATGGCGATCACGCTGGTGCCGATCCTGGCCCATCTCGGCGCCTGGGGCCGCGTCTGGCTGCCGGTCAGCGACGAACTGTCGATCCGCGCCGAACTTCTGGAAAAGGGCGGACAGCCGATGTGGGACAAATTCATGGATGAGTTGCGCCACGAGCATCTCGGCATGCCGCTCGATACAACAGGCCCTTCTGTCCGCGCGACCTTGCAGGCCGCCTATGAGGCGATGGTTGCCGGCAAAGCCCTCGCCGCCGGCACGGCCGCATAA
- a CDS encoding alpha/beta hydrolase: MTTTERPKIISEAFGDPANPPLLLIMGAMASMLWWPEALCRKLTEAGLFVIRYDNRDTGRSTKYRPGEPPYTFDDMADDAMQVLDEHGIGKAHVVGMSMGGMVAQLVALKHPSRVISLTVISSSPVGLDTSHLPGTTEAYIKHSAEGATVDWSERGQVVDFIVRDARAIASIAHPFDAAGMRAFIERDYDRSGGFLSATNHFMLKGGAAWKGRLHEMAAPLLVIHGTADPIFPVEHGEALAEAVTGAKLIRIEGGGHELHPNDWTEISAAVVAHIQAN; encoded by the coding sequence ATGACGACCACCGAACGACCCAAGATCATATCCGAAGCCTTTGGCGATCCGGCGAACCCGCCGCTGTTGCTGATCATGGGGGCGATGGCGTCCATGCTCTGGTGGCCGGAGGCGCTGTGCCGGAAACTGACTGAGGCCGGCCTGTTCGTGATCCGCTATGACAATCGCGATACCGGCCGGTCGACCAAATATAGACCGGGAGAGCCGCCCTACACATTCGACGACATGGCGGACGATGCAATGCAGGTTCTCGACGAGCACGGCATCGGCAAGGCGCATGTTGTCGGCATGTCGATGGGCGGCATGGTCGCGCAGCTTGTGGCATTGAAACATCCCTCGCGTGTTATTTCCCTGACTGTGATCAGCAGTTCGCCGGTGGGGTTGGATACCTCGCATCTGCCCGGGACGACCGAGGCCTATATCAAGCATTCGGCCGAGGGGGCCACAGTCGATTGGTCGGAGCGTGGCCAGGTGGTCGATTTCATCGTCCGGGATGCGCGCGCGATTGCCAGCATCGCGCATCCCTTCGACGCGGCTGGGATGCGGGCTTTCATCGAGCGGGATTACGACCGCTCCGGCGGTTTCCTGAGCGCGACCAACCATTTCATGCTCAAGGGCGGCGCCGCCTGGAAGGGCCGCCTGCACGAAATGGCGGCGCCGCTGCTGGTCATTCACGGCACGGCGGATCCGATCTTTCCGGTCGAACATGGCGAGGCGCTGGCCGAGGCGGTTACTGGCGCGAAACTCATCCGCATCGAAGGCGGCGGCCATGAGCTGCATCCGAACGATTGGACGGAGATATCCGCGGCAGTTGTCGCTCACATCCAAGCCAATTAA
- a CDS encoding glutathione S-transferase family protein, with product MSLTLHFHPLASFCWKPLIALYENATPFTPVIVDLGDAESRATFLEISPTGKMPALRDDARDRTVLESTIVVEYLAAHYPGPLDLVPADIDLALAVRQADRFYDFYVQEPMQKIVGDRLRPDDKTDPFGVEQARDQLRNSYAIIEQDMQSKIWAMGDSFTMADCAASPALFYANKVEPFGDKYPAVKRYHDRLLQRPAFARVIEEAQPYFKFFPYNNG from the coding sequence ATGTCCCTGACGCTTCATTTCCATCCGCTGGCCTCCTTCTGCTGGAAGCCGCTGATCGCGCTGTATGAGAACGCCACGCCGTTTACGCCTGTCATCGTCGATCTCGGCGACGCCGAGTCGCGCGCGACCTTCCTGGAGATTTCGCCTACCGGCAAGATGCCGGCTCTGCGCGACGATGCGCGCGACCGCACGGTGCTGGAATCGACCATTGTCGTCGAATATCTGGCTGCGCACTATCCCGGACCGCTCGACCTCGTGCCCGCCGACATCGACCTTGCACTGGCAGTCCGTCAGGCCGATCGCTTCTATGACTTCTATGTGCAGGAGCCGATGCAGAAGATCGTCGGCGACCGGTTGCGCCCCGACGACAAGACCGATCCATTCGGCGTCGAGCAAGCCCGCGATCAGCTGCGCAATTCTTACGCCATCATCGAGCAGGATATGCAGTCGAAGATTTGGGCGATGGGCGACAGCTTCACCATGGCCGATTGCGCGGCGTCCCCCGCACTATTCTATGCCAACAAGGTCGAGCCGTTCGGCGACAAATATCCGGCCGTGAAGCGCTATCACGACCGCCTGCTGCAGCGGCCGGCCTTCGCCCGGGTGATCGAGGAGGCGCAGCCCTACTTCAAGTTCTTCCCCTACAACAACGGTTGA
- a CDS encoding helix-turn-helix transcriptional regulator: MLHDPAQLDRMFQALADPARRQMVDRLSRGPASVSQLAEPLAMSLSAVVQHLNLLEASGLVRTQKLGRVRTCQIEPTALRAAEHWINERRLAWERRLDRLGDFLAETKDET, from the coding sequence ATGCTGCACGATCCCGCTCAGCTCGATCGGATGTTCCAGGCGCTCGCCGACCCGGCGCGGCGACAGATGGTCGACCGGCTGTCGCGCGGCCCTGCTTCGGTCAGCCAACTGGCCGAGCCGCTGGCGATGTCGCTTTCGGCCGTCGTCCAGCATTTGAACCTTCTGGAGGCAAGCGGCCTCGTGCGTACGCAAAAGCTTGGCCGGGTGCGCACCTGCCAGATCGAGCCCACGGCATTGAGAGCGGCGGAACACTGGATCAATGAGCGGCGTCTGGCCTGGGAGCGCCGGCTTGACCGGCTCGGTGATTTTCTCGCGGAAACCAAGGATGAGACCTGA
- a CDS encoding polyketide cyclase: MTQRSVVHSTFVIERFYPASPARVYFALSDPAAKRRWFADPDNPMPSRHEMDFRVGGKEINAGCPSDGQMHFYNAVYQDIVPDQRIVYSYELLFGETRVSVSLATIELLAEGEGTRLVLTEQGAFLDGHDTSATREHGTGELLDALGAFLRSDA, translated from the coding sequence ATGACCCAACGTTCCGTCGTCCATTCCACCTTTGTCATCGAGCGCTTCTATCCTGCGTCGCCCGCAAGGGTCTACTTCGCGCTGAGCGATCCGGCCGCCAAGCGACGCTGGTTCGCCGACCCCGACAACCCGATGCCGAGCCGGCACGAGATGGACTTCCGCGTCGGCGGCAAGGAGATCAATGCCGGCTGCCCGAGCGACGGTCAGATGCATTTTTACAACGCGGTCTATCAGGACATCGTGCCGGACCAGCGCATCGTCTACAGCTACGAGCTGCTGTTTGGCGAAACCCGTGTCTCGGTGTCGCTGGCCACGATCGAGCTTCTTGCCGAGGGCGAAGGCACGCGGCTGGTGCTGACCGAGCAGGGCGCTTTCCTCGACGGCCATGATACGTCAGCCACGCGCGAACATGGCACGGGCGAATTGCTCGACGCGCTCGGCGCGTTCCTGCGGAGCGATGCTTGA
- a CDS encoding winged helix-turn-helix transcriptional regulator: MMFSDAFMAIADPNRRHLLEELRRGPKTVTELAAGLPVSRPAVSQHLKVLLDAGLVHAKPEGTRRVYTVSNTGFLKLNIWLDQFWEA; the protein is encoded by the coding sequence ATGATGTTTTCCGACGCCTTCATGGCGATTGCCGATCCCAACCGGCGCCATCTTCTGGAAGAACTTCGCCGCGGCCCGAAAACCGTCACCGAACTGGCCGCCGGCTTGCCGGTCTCACGTCCGGCCGTGTCGCAGCATCTGAAAGTCTTGCTCGATGCCGGGCTGGTCCACGCCAAGCCGGAAGGGACAAGGCGCGTCTACACGGTGAGCAACACCGGCTTCCTCAAACTCAACATCTGGCTCGATCAGTTCTGGGAAGCCTGA
- a CDS encoding MFS transporter yields MFATYRPILSLLRGTAFLLAASGLHGLLLPLRGQLEGFSTASLGLMGTAWAGGFVTGCFFAPRIVRRAGHVRAFGAFAASGAIVALLTGLIIDEYVWILLRAFTGFTMAGAFMVIESWLNEKATNENRGTVFGLYMMVTYASIMGGQMIVAGGDVKSASLFMITGILFCLSLLPTAVSSASHPKPLQDVSLDVKGLYANSPVSAVACVLIGIANGAWGTLGAVYGARIGISTAEIALMMSLVVVAGAAMQLPAGRLSDKTDRRFVLAGAAFGAALFALLIFLFEPRSSVFVIVFTAAYGAFAYTLYSIAVAHANDHARSEDFVKVSGGLLLLYGFGTMIGPLLAAALMGWMRPEGLFLATAFAHLCLAGYTLLRISRRAPVPIGDRDAFKTQPADRSVTPEALRLDPRRKAEADG; encoded by the coding sequence ATGTTCGCAACCTACCGACCGATCCTCTCGCTGCTTCGCGGCACTGCCTTCCTGCTCGCGGCGTCTGGATTGCACGGGCTGCTGCTGCCCCTGCGCGGTCAGTTGGAAGGCTTCTCGACCGCATCGCTCGGCCTGATGGGCACGGCCTGGGCCGGCGGCTTCGTTACCGGCTGCTTCTTCGCGCCGCGCATCGTGCGCCGCGCGGGCCACGTGCGCGCCTTCGGCGCCTTTGCCGCATCCGGCGCCATCGTGGCGCTGCTCACCGGGCTGATCATCGACGAATATGTCTGGATCCTGCTGCGCGCCTTCACCGGCTTCACCATGGCCGGCGCCTTCATGGTCATCGAAAGCTGGCTGAACGAGAAGGCCACCAACGAGAATCGCGGCACCGTCTTCGGCCTCTACATGATGGTCACCTATGCCTCGATCATGGGCGGGCAGATGATCGTCGCCGGCGGCGACGTGAAATCGGCGTCGCTGTTCATGATCACCGGCATCCTGTTTTGCCTGTCACTTCTTCCAACCGCGGTCTCGAGCGCTTCCCACCCCAAACCGCTGCAGGATGTCTCGCTCGACGTCAAAGGCCTTTATGCCAACTCGCCGGTCTCCGCGGTCGCCTGCGTGTTGATCGGCATCGCCAACGGCGCCTGGGGCACGCTTGGCGCGGTTTACGGCGCCCGCATCGGCATTTCCACGGCCGAGATCGCCCTGATGATGAGCCTTGTGGTCGTTGCCGGTGCTGCCATGCAGCTCCCGGCCGGGCGTCTGTCCGACAAGACCGACCGGCGTTTCGTGCTGGCGGGGGCGGCTTTCGGCGCGGCCTTGTTCGCGCTCTTGATCTTCCTGTTCGAGCCACGCTCCAGCGTCTTCGTCATCGTCTTCACCGCAGCCTATGGCGCCTTCGCCTACACGCTCTATTCGATCGCCGTGGCCCATGCCAACGACCACGCGCGCTCGGAGGATTTCGTCAAGGTGTCGGGCGGCCTGTTGCTGCTCTATGGCTTCGGCACGATGATCGGACCCTTGCTGGCCGCAGCCCTGATGGGCTGGATGCGTCCGGAAGGCCTGTTCCTGGCGACCGCCTTCGCGCATCTTTGCCTGGCCGGCTACACGCTGCTGCGCATCAGCCGCCGCGCGCCGGTGCCGATCGGCGATCGTGACGCCTTCAAGACGCAGCCGGCCGACCGCTCGGTCACCCCGGAAGCATTGCGGCTCGACCCCAGAAGAAAAGCAGAAGCAGACGGTTGA
- a CDS encoding DUF1192 domain-containing protein, with translation MAIFDDEPKKKARPHEIGQDLSLLSVGELSERIGILRDEIARLEAELKAKDNTKSAAEALFRRG, from the coding sequence ATGGCGATCTTCGACGACGAACCCAAGAAGAAGGCACGCCCGCACGAGATCGGGCAGGACCTGTCCCTGCTTTCCGTTGGCGAGCTGTCGGAACGCATCGGCATCCTGCGCGACGAGATCGCCAGGCTGGAGGCCGAGCTCAAGGCCAAGGACAACACCAAATCGGCAGCTGAAGCACTGTTCCGTCGCGGATAG
- a CDS encoding NAD(P)H-quinone oxidoreductase produces MASGQKIPARMTAIAISEPGGPRVLRPETRDVPQPGPGEILIKVHAAGVNRPDVQQRKGAYPPPPGASDLPGLEASGEVAALGDDISRWRIGDRVCALTPGGGYAEYVKVHAGSVLPLPAGFTHTEAAAVPENYFTVWHNVFERGGLKRGETLLVHGGSSGIGTTAIQLASAFGAYVITTAGSKEKCDACLKLGADRAINYREADFVAAVKEATGGKGANVILDMVGGDYVQRNYEAAAVEGRIVQIAVQAGAVASADFSKIMVKRLTHTGSTLRPRTVEFKAAIAAALEAQVWPLLGTRKVAPVMDMIFPLSEAWRAHERMEDGEHIGKIVLDVG; encoded by the coding sequence ATGGCGAGCGGACAGAAAATTCCGGCAAGAATGACGGCCATCGCGATCTCGGAGCCAGGTGGCCCACGGGTGCTGAGGCCGGAAACGCGTGACGTGCCGCAGCCGGGTCCCGGCGAGATCCTGATCAAGGTCCATGCCGCCGGCGTCAACCGGCCCGATGTCCAGCAGCGCAAGGGCGCCTATCCGCCGCCGCCCGGCGCGTCGGACCTGCCGGGCCTCGAGGCCTCGGGTGAAGTGGCGGCCCTTGGCGACGACATATCGCGCTGGCGCATCGGCGACCGCGTCTGCGCGCTGACGCCCGGCGGCGGCTATGCCGAATATGTCAAGGTTCATGCCGGCAGCGTGCTGCCGCTGCCGGCCGGCTTCACCCACACCGAAGCCGCGGCCGTGCCGGAAAACTATTTTACCGTCTGGCACAATGTGTTCGAGCGCGGCGGCCTGAAGCGCGGCGAAACGCTGCTCGTCCATGGCGGCTCGTCCGGCATCGGCACGACGGCAATCCAGCTTGCCTCGGCCTTCGGCGCCTATGTCATCACCACCGCCGGCAGCAAGGAGAAATGCGATGCCTGCCTGAAGCTCGGCGCCGACCGCGCCATCAATTATCGCGAGGCGGATTTCGTCGCGGCGGTGAAGGAGGCAACGGGCGGTAAGGGCGCCAATGTCATCCTCGACATGGTCGGCGGCGACTATGTCCAGCGCAACTACGAGGCGGCGGCGGTTGAGGGCCGTATCGTCCAGATCGCCGTACAAGCCGGTGCTGTCGCAAGCGCGGACTTTTCGAAGATCATGGTCAAGCGGCTTACCCACACAGGGTCGACGCTGAGGCCGCGAACCGTCGAGTTCAAGGCGGCGATCGCGGCGGCGCTGGAAGCGCAGGTGTGGCCGCTGCTCGGCACGCGCAAGGTGGCTCCTGTCATGGACATGATCTTCCCGCTCAGCGAAGCCTGGCGGGCGCATGAGCGCATGGAAGACGGTGAGCATATCGGCAAGATCGTGCTCGACGTGGGCTGA
- a CDS encoding DUF1127 domain-containing protein produces the protein MNPIRAFRNWRMYTETVRELNRLNARQLSDLGINRADIEKIARKTI, from the coding sequence ATGAACCCGATCCGCGCTTTCCGTAACTGGCGTATGTACACCGAGACCGTCCGCGAACTGAACCGTCTCAACGCACGTCAGCTCAGCGATCTCGGCATCAACCGCGCCGACATCGAAAAGATCGCCCGCAAGACCATCTGA